In Primulina eburnea isolate SZY01 chromosome 14, ASM2296580v1, whole genome shotgun sequence, the following proteins share a genomic window:
- the LOC140812559 gene encoding uncharacterized protein, producing MDVLSLPLECRHPTLWRSTCPLICFHIVEIHRPNRVLRQFGMSQNIPISSPDGDHLHECSRRGHKNYDWVKHHRLMVDAWENRHNLIVESDLVENYSMRYDYETWYDSITQRFISPIESQQIDYGYQPGDAYFRRIVKDEASILKNLFGGLFVDIQPRRALDQVVKNTIQTGELLYEMYFRTPEQQHHHDMSSNRRLRLRDDDVDDEPSFSTPDWRQSMSIQSPTTLSWPHTSHDGIPTKSGHCLPYIVLKN from the exons ATGGATGTTTTGTCATTGCCCTTAGAATGTAGACATCCCACTCTCTGGCGAAGTACGTGCCCATTGATATGTTTTCACATTGTGGAGATTCATCGCCCAAATCGAGTTCTTCGACAATTTGGAATGTCACAAAACATTCCAATATCATCACCTGATGGAGATCATTTACATGAATGCTCAAGACGAGGACACAAAAATTACGATTGGGTTAAACATCATAGACTGATGGTGGATGCGTGGGAAAATCGTCATAATCTGATTGTTGAGAGTGATTTGGTTGAAAATTATAGCAtgagatatgattatgagacaTGGTATGATTCTATAACTCAACGTTTCATATCTCCTATCGAGTCTCAACAAATCGATTATGGTTATCAGCCCGGAGATGCATATTTCAGACGTATTGTG aaAGATGAGGCATCAATTTTAAAGAATTTGTTTGGAGGACTCTTTGTTGACATTCAACCGCGTAGAGCATTAGACCAAGTTGTTAAAAATACTATCCAGACCGGTGAGTTACTGTATGAAATGTACTTCAGAACACCTGAGCAACAACATCATCATGATATGTCTTCAAACAGAAGGCTACGGCTGAGAGATGATGATGTAGACGATGAACCATCATTCTCGACTCCTGACTGGCGacaaagcatgagtatacaatcTCCCACGACTCTATCTTGGCCTCACACCTCACATG ATGGAATTCCAACAAAATCAGGGCATTGCTTACCATATATTGTACTAAAGAATTGA